In Mustela nigripes isolate SB6536 chromosome 2, MUSNIG.SB6536, whole genome shotgun sequence, a single window of DNA contains:
- the CCR9 gene encoding C-C chemokine receptor type 9 encodes MVATEFTTFFSNISDDYSYPSTSTMDDDFENTFCEKSHVRQFASYFLPPLYWLVFIVGAVGNSLVILVYCYCTRVKTMTDMFLLNLAIADLLFLITLPFWAIAAADQWRFQPFLCNVVNSLYKMNFYSCVLLIMCISVDRYIAIAQAMRAQNWRQKRLLYSKMICLTVWIVAALLCIPEILYSQLRKQSDITICTMVYPSDQSTRVKSTVLTLKVLLGFFLPFVVMACCYTIIIHTLLQARKSSKHKALKVTITVLTVFVLSQFPYNCILLVQTIDAYTMFISDCAISINIDICFQVTQTIAFFHSCLNPVLYVFVGERFRRDLIKTLKNLGCISQAQWVSFTRREGSVKLSSMLLETTSGALSY; translated from the exons ATGGTGGCCACAGAATTCACA ACCTTCTTCTCTAACATATCTGACGACTACAGCTACCCCTCCACGTCTACCATGGATGATGACTTTGAAAACACTTTCTGTGAGAAAAGCCACGTCAGGCAGTTTGCGAGCTACTTCCTCCCCCCCTTGTACTGGCTTGTGTTCATCGTGGGCGCCGTGGGCAACAGTCTGGTCATCCTTGTCTACTGCTACTGCACACGGGTCAAGACCATGACCGACATGTTCCTCTTGAATCTGGCAATCGCCGACCTTCTCTTTCTCATCACCCTTCCCTTCTGGGCCATCGCTGCTGCCGACCAGTGGCGGTTCCAGCCCTTCCTGTGCAATGTGGTCAACAGCTTGTACAAGATGAACTTCTACAGCTGCGTGCTGTTGATCATGTGCATCAGCGTGGACCGGTACATCGCCATCGCTCAGGCCATGAGAGCCCAGAACTGGAGGCAGAAAAGGCTCCTGTACAGCAAAATGATTTGCCTCACCGTCTGGATAGTGGCAGCCCTGCTCTGCATCCCAGAAATCCTGTACAGTCAACTCAGGAAGCAATCGGACATCACCATCTGCACCATGGTTTACCCCAGCGACCAGAGCACCAGAGTGAAGTCCACAGTCTTGACCCTGAAGGTCCTCCTgggcttcttcctccctttcGTGGTCATGGCGTGCTGTTACACCATCATCATTCACACTCTGTTACAAGCCAGGAAGTCCTCCAAGCACAAGGCCCTGAAGGTGACCATCACGGTCCTTACGGTCTTTGTCCTGTCTCAGTTCCCCTACAACTGCATTCTGTTGGTGCAGACCATCGACGCCTACACCATGTTCATTTCCGACTGTGCCATTTCCATCAACATTGACATCTGCTTCCAGGTCACTCAAACCATCGCCTTCTTCCACAGTTGCCTGAACCCCGTCCTCTACGTCTTTGTGGGCGAGAGATTCCGCCGGGATCTCATAAAGACCCTGAAGAACTTGGGTTGCATCAGCCAGGCACAGTGGGTCTCATTCACGAGGAGAGAGGGAAGCGTGAAGCTATCATCCATGCTGCTGGAGACGACCTCTGGTGCTCTCTCCTACTGA